A part of Hippea maritima DSM 10411 genomic DNA contains:
- the guaB gene encoding IMP dehydrogenase, translating to MRLKSGYGLTFDDVLLLPNKSEILPKDVDVSASLTERLILKTPIISAAMDTVTEYRMAIAMARHGGLGIIHKNMPIEEQVKQIRRVKKSESGMIIDPITIRPEASINEALSLMKQFHISGIPVTLEDGTLVGIITNRDVQFEKDYTKPVKDVMTKDNLITAKEGITLHEAEEYLKQFKVEKLPIVDKNFKIKGLITIKDIRKKKEYPKASKDIHGRLMVGAAVGAKDGFERAKELIEAGADVIVVDSAHGHSVYVLNTVERIKSAFPNVVVIGGNVATKEGTKDLINAGADIVKIGIGPGSICTTRVVAGVGVPQITAISECSEEAALNDKKIIADGGIKFSGDIVKALAAGAAAVMIGNLLAGTEESPGESVIYQGRKYKIYRGMGSIEAMKKGSKDRYFQDEVEPEKLVPEGVEGRVPYKGEVGDVLYQLIGGLKSGMGYLGAKTIEELQKKATFIQITDASLKESHVHDIVMTKEPPNYNV from the coding sequence ATGAGGTTGAAAAGCGGTTATGGTTTAACATTTGACGATGTATTGCTTTTGCCCAACAAATCCGAGATTTTGCCAAAAGATGTCGATGTTTCAGCTTCTCTAACCGAAAGGCTTATACTCAAAACCCCTATCATTTCTGCCGCCATGGATACGGTTACAGAGTACAGAATGGCAATAGCGATGGCACGCCATGGGGGGCTGGGAATAATACACAAGAATATGCCTATAGAGGAGCAGGTAAAACAAATCAGACGGGTTAAAAAATCTGAAAGTGGTATGATTATTGACCCTATAACTATAAGACCTGAGGCTTCAATAAACGAGGCGCTATCTTTAATGAAACAATTTCATATTTCAGGAATTCCAGTAACACTTGAGGATGGCACACTTGTAGGAATTATAACAAATAGGGATGTTCAATTTGAAAAGGATTACACAAAACCGGTAAAAGATGTAATGACAAAGGATAACCTTATTACAGCTAAAGAGGGTATAACACTGCATGAGGCAGAAGAGTATCTAAAGCAGTTCAAGGTAGAAAAACTCCCTATAGTAGACAAAAACTTCAAAATCAAGGGTTTAATAACAATAAAAGATATAAGAAAGAAAAAGGAGTACCCTAAAGCAAGTAAAGATATTCACGGAAGGCTTATGGTGGGTGCTGCAGTGGGTGCTAAGGATGGTTTTGAGCGTGCAAAAGAGCTAATAGAAGCAGGAGCAGATGTAATTGTAGTAGATTCAGCTCACGGACATTCTGTATACGTACTAAACACCGTAGAGAGAATAAAGAGCGCATTTCCCAACGTTGTTGTTATAGGTGGAAATGTGGCAACAAAGGAAGGCACAAAGGATTTAATAAATGCTGGAGCTGACATTGTTAAGATAGGCATTGGGCCGGGCTCTATTTGTACAACAAGGGTAGTTGCAGGAGTGGGAGTGCCCCAAATTACGGCCATTAGCGAATGCTCAGAAGAGGCAGCCTTAAACGACAAAAAAATCATAGCAGATGGCGGCATAAAATTTTCAGGTGACATTGTTAAGGCATTAGCTGCAGGTGCTGCTGCCGTAATGATAGGAAATCTCCTTGCAGGAACAGAAGAGTCACCTGGTGAGAGCGTTATCTATCAAGGTAGGAAGTATAAAATTTACAGAGGCATGGGCTCAATTGAGGCTATGAAAAAGGGCAGTAAAGACAGGTATTTTCAGGATGAGGTTGAGCCAGAGAAATTAGTGCCAGAGGGCGTAGAAGGCAGGGTGCCCTACAAGGGTGAGGTAGGAGATGTATTATACCAGCTTATAGGTGGGTTAAAATCCGGCATGGGATATCTTGGAGCTAAAACAATAGAAGAGCTTCAAAAGAAGGCAACATTCATCCAGATAACTGATGCTTCGCTTAAGGAAAGCCACGTTCACGATATTGTTATGACCAAGGAGCCACCTAACTACAATGTTTAA
- the xth gene encoding exodeoxyribonuclease III, with amino-acid sequence MRFKVVSWNVNSIRARLELVLDFLKANQPDVLCMQETKVENVLFPKEAFEELGYNVATAGQKRFNGVATVSKLNLEDIKTDFFDAEKDHKRSLLTKINDITIINLYFPNGQAPDTEQFQYKLNFIYELKSFLSKHYSIEDKLIILGDFNVAMEENDVYDVKQMEGKIGFHPEERKALKELYSWGFVDLFRKFNKEKAFSWWDYRAASFWKDRGLRIDYIWSTPTLADKCKDCFIDKSYRRKKKPSDHAPVVAVFELEG; translated from the coding sequence ATGAGGTTTAAGGTAGTAAGCTGGAATGTAAACTCCATCAGGGCAAGGCTTGAACTTGTGCTCGACTTTTTAAAAGCTAACCAACCGGATGTGTTATGCATGCAGGAGACAAAAGTTGAAAATGTACTATTTCCAAAAGAAGCTTTTGAAGAGTTGGGTTATAATGTAGCAACTGCAGGACAGAAAAGGTTTAATGGCGTTGCGACAGTATCAAAACTAAATTTAGAAGATATAAAAACCGACTTCTTTGACGCTGAAAAAGACCACAAAAGGAGTCTTTTAACAAAAATAAATGATATAACCATAATCAACCTCTATTTTCCAAATGGCCAAGCGCCAGATACAGAGCAATTCCAATACAAGCTAAACTTTATATACGAACTAAAAAGCTTTTTATCAAAGCACTACTCAATAGAAGATAAACTTATAATATTGGGCGATTTTAATGTGGCAATGGAAGAGAATGATGTATACGATGTTAAGCAGATGGAAGGAAAGATTGGATTCCATCCAGAAGAAAGGAAGGCCCTAAAAGAACTTTACAGTTGGGGCTTTGTAGATCTTTTTAGAAAATTTAACAAAGAAAAGGCGTTCAGTTGGTGGGATTACAGGGCAGCATCTTTCTGGAAGGATAGGGGGTTAAGGATAGATTACATATGGTCAACACCCACATTAGCTGACAAATGCAAGGATTGCTTTATAGATAAAAGCTATAGAAGAAAAAAGAAACCGTCAGACCACGCTCCCGTTGTGGCGGTTTTTGAGCTGGAGGGATAG
- a CDS encoding ASKHA domain-containing protein: protein MKLTVKIKDQIKQIQLNKGDNLLKILHSNGIFINAYCGGKGICKKCIVRFLENTPEPLKIEKEALADKIEEGYRLACLHNIEKDATVEIEALKPIFSDFLANVCCDDDKTHIAIDIGTTTIAAAMVENKKITNSISLLNPQIAFGGDVISRIASSNEGNFNTLSSILKDSINDIISSLKKPSSMVICANPTMLSFFLGLNPKSIGEYPYTPPFKGSLTTQFSDIDIYIPPVIGAFVGSDITSALSLLPENEDFLFIDIGTNCEFILKIKDNYFSSSVPAGPALEGTNIDYGSIAQNGAIYKVSFENGIKVYTINNKKPTGITGSGLISVIALLRKFGIIDKTGRLVEPWEAEAPFSIINRIKGKGFLLTDDIYLTQNSIRNFQLVKASLNAGLELLLKKIGQKLPNKIFIGGGFSKSLSRDEIINSGLLSFEGEFVMLQNSSLAGGLRLFCLKEREKVERLSKKIKYIEIANEADFERLYIKKMDF from the coding sequence ATGAAACTTACGGTAAAAATTAAAGACCAAATAAAGCAAATTCAATTAAACAAAGGCGATAACCTTCTGAAAATACTGCATTCAAACGGCATATTCATAAACGCATACTGCGGCGGCAAGGGTATATGCAAAAAATGCATCGTTAGATTCTTGGAAAACACCCCAGAGCCTTTAAAGATAGAAAAGGAAGCATTAGCTGATAAAATAGAGGAAGGCTATAGGCTTGCATGCCTGCACAACATAGAAAAGGACGCAACGGTTGAGATAGAGGCATTAAAGCCCATATTTTCAGACTTTTTAGCCAATGTGTGCTGCGATGATGATAAAACACACATAGCTATAGACATAGGCACAACAACCATAGCTGCAGCTATGGTTGAGAACAAAAAGATAACAAATAGTATAAGCTTACTAAACCCACAGATAGCCTTTGGCGGCGATGTAATAAGCAGAATTGCATCATCTAACGAGGGAAACTTTAACACCTTAAGCTCCATTTTAAAGGACAGCATAAATGATATTATAAGTTCACTAAAAAAACCATCGTCAATGGTAATTTGCGCAAACCCAACGATGCTTTCCTTTTTTTTAGGGCTTAACCCAAAATCCATAGGTGAATACCCATACACACCACCGTTTAAAGGAAGCCTTACAACACAATTCAGTGATATTGATATCTATATACCACCTGTTATTGGGGCATTTGTGGGTTCTGATATAACATCGGCCTTGAGCCTTTTGCCAGAAAATGAAGACTTTTTATTTATTGATATCGGCACAAACTGCGAATTTATCTTAAAAATCAAAGACAATTATTTCTCATCCAGCGTTCCTGCAGGCCCTGCACTTGAGGGTACAAATATAGATTATGGAAGTATTGCTCAAAACGGTGCAATATATAAAGTAAGTTTTGAAAATGGTATAAAAGTTTACACCATAAACAACAAAAAACCTACAGGTATTACAGGCTCAGGCTTAATTAGTGTTATAGCCCTTTTGCGCAAATTTGGAATAATAGACAAAACCGGCAGACTCGTAGAGCCATGGGAAGCAGAAGCACCCTTTAGCATTATAAACCGCATAAAAGGCAAAGGATTCCTATTAACAGATGATATATACCTAACTCAGAACTCTATCAGAAATTTTCAGCTTGTTAAGGCATCTTTGAACGCAGGTTTGGAGTTGCTCCTAAAAAAGATAGGTCAAAAATTACCCAACAAAATATTTATCGGCGGAGGTTTCTCAAAAAGCTTAAGCAGAGACGAAATAATCAACTCTGGATTGTTGTCTTTTGAGGGTGAATTTGTTATGCTACAGAACAGTTCTTTGGCAGGTGGCTTAAGGTTATTTTGCTTAAAAGAAAGGGAGAAAGTGGAAAGGTTAAGTAAAAAAATAAAATACATAGAAATAGCAAACGAAGCCGACTTTGAGAGGTTATATATAAAGAAAATGGACTTCTAA
- a CDS encoding glycine--tRNA ligase subunit alpha, which yields MNYQDVILKLNEFWKGKGCIILQPYDVEAGAGTFHWATTLKSLDKNDWACAYPAPSRRPTDGRYGENPNRLQHYYQYQVLIKPSPENIQDLYLESLEFLGINLKEHDIRFVEDNWESPTLGAWGLGWEVWLDGMEITQFTYFQQVGGYDLKPIPVEITYGTERLGMYIQGVDNVFDMKWNDKYTYGYIHQHDEYEYSVYNFEVANTQMLFKLFEMFEEEVENCLKAKLVRPAYDYCMKCSHVFNLLDARNAISVTERASFIKKVREMVAKVARLYVEGEV from the coding sequence ATGAATTATCAGGATGTAATACTCAAATTAAACGAGTTTTGGAAAGGCAAGGGTTGCATAATTTTACAGCCATACGATGTTGAAGCAGGCGCTGGAACGTTCCATTGGGCAACAACACTTAAGTCTTTAGACAAGAACGATTGGGCTTGCGCCTATCCTGCACCATCGAGAAGACCTACAGATGGCAGATACGGCGAGAACCCGAATAGACTTCAACATTACTACCAATACCAGGTTTTAATCAAACCATCGCCCGAAAATATTCAGGATCTATACTTAGAAAGCCTTGAGTTTTTGGGTATAAACCTAAAAGAACACGACATCAGGTTTGTTGAGGATAACTGGGAATCGCCAACACTTGGAGCATGGGGTTTAGGCTGGGAGGTCTGGCTTGATGGTATGGAGATAACCCAGTTTACATATTTTCAGCAGGTTGGGGGATACGACTTAAAACCGATACCTGTGGAGATAACCTACGGCACAGAAAGACTTGGCATGTACATACAAGGCGTGGATAATGTATTCGACATGAAATGGAACGATAAATACACATATGGATATATCCACCAACACGACGAATATGAATACTCTGTTTACAATTTCGAGGTGGCAAATACACAGATGCTGTTTAAGCTATTTGAGATGTTTGAAGAAGAGGTTGAAAACTGTCTAAAAGCAAAGTTGGTTAGACCGGCTTATGATTACTGTATGAAATGCTCACATGTGTTTAACCTACTTGATGCAAGGAATGCCATAAGCGTAACCGAAAGGGCATCCTTTATCAAAAAAGTTAGGGAGATGGTGGCAAAGGTTGCCCGTCTCTATGTGGAGGGTGAGGTATGA
- a CDS encoding phospholipase D family protein, with amino-acid sequence MFKKITILLAFFAISISALGRDIYVYFTPSYAALDAIIDRINSAKSSIDVAVYDFTSRPLAKAIIKAKARGVKVRILLDRKANQNKYSKETFLRNAGIDVRLAIPHVAWDREGLMHNKFAVIDGKVVITGSANWTASAFKINDENVIIINRVDIANVYEKEFKYLWKRSLLR; translated from the coding sequence ATGTTTAAAAAAATTACGATTTTATTAGCCTTTTTTGCTATTTCTATATCGGCTTTAGGACGAGATATATATGTTTATTTTACACCTTCTTATGCTGCATTGGATGCCATAATCGATAGAATAAATTCAGCAAAAAGCTCTATAGATGTTGCTGTTTATGATTTCACTTCTCGCCCTTTGGCAAAGGCTATAATAAAAGCTAAGGCAAGAGGTGTTAAAGTAAGAATACTACTTGATAGGAAAGCAAACCAAAACAAATATAGCAAAGAAACTTTTTTAAGGAATGCAGGGATTGATGTGAGGTTGGCTATACCCCACGTAGCCTGGGATAGAGAAGGGCTCATGCACAACAAATTCGCCGTTATAGATGGAAAGGTAGTTATTACAGGCTCTGCTAACTGGACAGCAAGCGCATTCAAAATCAACGACGAAAATGTGATAATTATAAACAGAGTAGATATTGCAAATGTATATGAAAAGGAGTTTAAATACCTATGGAAGAGGAGCTTGTTAAGATAA
- a CDS encoding glycosyltransferase, whose protein sequence is MYPNVFQIWYSDGDEIPKKYEVFIEHNKRIFEKIPSYRLYRTSQINKFLKEFNYDLSKFKGFHYRFQSDVIRFLLLYHFGGLYLDLDIKVNDNFLKLLDMLNTEYKNVDAIPQNRRIYFLWFRRHSKNLKKIIDYYMDLSYLDYDYNVFFFAELDFNDLVYLPLDELDCYFKHFVMSG, encoded by the coding sequence ATGTATCCCAATGTTTTTCAGATCTGGTATTCGGATGGGGATGAGATCCCCAAAAAGTATGAGGTCTTCATAGAGCATAATAAAAGGATCTTTGAAAAGATACCCTCATACAGACTATACAGGACAAGCCAAATAAATAAATTTTTAAAAGAGTTTAATTATGATCTGTCAAAATTCAAAGGATTTCACTATAGATTTCAGTCTGATGTAATTAGATTCCTGCTGCTTTATCATTTTGGTGGTTTGTATCTTGATCTGGATATAAAGGTTAACGATAACTTTCTTAAGCTTTTGGATATGCTTAACACAGAGTATAAGAATGTCGATGCAATACCACAAAACAGGCGCATATACTTTCTGTGGTTTAGGAGACATTCAAAGAATTTAAAAAAGATTATAGATTATTACATGGACCTATCCTATCTGGATTACGATTACAATGTATTTTTCTTTGCAGAATTGGATTTTAATGATCTGGTTTACCTGCCACTTGATGAACTGGATTGCTATTTTAAACATTTCGTCATGTCAGGTTAA
- the glyS gene encoding glycine--tRNA ligase subunit beta: MKLLFELFTEELPTSEMEHLEKDFLEASKKILSDKNIEFNNLIFYLTPRRMALKFEFDEFVKVEDKKVLGPPKSVCFKDGKPTKALEGFLKKNNATMDDIVEEKTKKGEYIAVIIKGKNVQAKPIVIQAIDQILKDIHFNKQMRWGDGEFEFTRPVHGVVFLIDNEIVDFEFKGKKASNTTYGHRFLSSGSFRVEYDNYESTLKENFVIVNQNERRQLILNQLKEYANKKGAKLVYDEELLNEVVNLVEYPVMVIGRFEEKFLKLPKEVLITSMKDHQRYFAFTKDGKLLNEFAAISNIKTDNMDLIREGYERVLRARFSDAEFFFEEDKKHKLEEFVPKLSQMMFHEKLGSQLDRTNRLVGLAEFLAEKLGFDTNKAKRAAYLSKADLLTQMVYEFPELQGVMGREYALLSSEDSEVATAIYEQYLPKEDEIPRGGAGICLSIADKLDIIVGGFFAGLKPTGAKDPYGLRRAALGIIRTLIENGLFLNLREVLEKSAQLYNKTIELYEIEEFFAVRFKNYFSDYPHDVLEAITFKFDDIYDAYLRLKALNEFVESDKNKEKQFAIKRVFNILKEFEGSRVDESLFNQDEERALFDKVKQLEEVEAEFISKKDYLGLLNQITSNKDVIDNFFDSVMVMDKDEKVRNNRLSLLNKLRKIVLNIANFKFLEI, from the coding sequence ATGAAACTACTATTTGAATTATTCACAGAAGAGCTCCCAACAAGCGAAATGGAGCATTTGGAGAAAGATTTTTTAGAGGCATCAAAAAAAATCCTATCCGATAAAAATATAGAGTTTAACAACCTAATATTTTACTTAACTCCTCGCAGGATGGCACTTAAGTTTGAGTTTGATGAGTTTGTAAAGGTTGAAGATAAAAAAGTTTTAGGCCCTCCAAAAAGCGTATGTTTCAAAGACGGCAAGCCCACAAAAGCATTAGAAGGCTTTTTGAAAAAAAACAATGCGACAATGGATGATATAGTTGAAGAAAAAACAAAGAAGGGCGAATACATAGCCGTCATTATAAAAGGCAAAAATGTCCAAGCAAAACCTATTGTTATACAAGCTATAGACCAGATTTTAAAAGATATTCATTTCAACAAGCAGATGCGCTGGGGTGATGGTGAGTTTGAATTTACAAGACCTGTTCATGGAGTGGTGTTTTTAATAGATAACGAGATAGTTGATTTTGAATTTAAAGGCAAAAAGGCATCCAACACAACATACGGACATAGATTTCTATCCTCAGGCAGCTTCAGAGTTGAATACGACAATTATGAATCAACATTAAAAGAAAACTTTGTAATCGTGAATCAAAACGAAAGAAGACAGCTTATACTGAACCAGTTAAAAGAATACGCAAACAAAAAAGGGGCAAAGCTGGTATATGATGAGGAGCTGTTAAATGAGGTGGTAAACCTGGTTGAATATCCCGTTATGGTTATAGGCAGATTTGAGGAGAAGTTCTTAAAACTACCCAAAGAGGTTTTAATAACATCGATGAAAGATCATCAAAGGTATTTTGCATTCACAAAAGACGGCAAACTTCTCAATGAATTTGCCGCCATATCCAATATAAAGACAGACAATATGGACCTTATAAGAGAGGGATATGAAAGGGTCTTAAGGGCGAGATTTTCCGATGCTGAGTTCTTCTTTGAGGAGGATAAAAAGCATAAGCTTGAGGAGTTTGTGCCCAAGCTAAGTCAGATGATGTTCCATGAAAAGCTGGGCAGTCAGTTAGACAGAACAAATAGGCTTGTTGGATTGGCTGAGTTTTTGGCAGAAAAACTGGGTTTTGATACAAACAAAGCAAAACGGGCTGCATACCTGTCAAAGGCAGACCTTCTAACACAGATGGTCTATGAGTTTCCCGAGCTTCAGGGTGTCATGGGTAGGGAGTATGCACTGCTAAGCTCAGAGGACAGTGAAGTTGCAACGGCCATCTACGAACAATACCTGCCAAAGGAGGATGAGATCCCACGGGGTGGGGCTGGTATCTGCTTATCCATAGCCGATAAACTGGATATCATAGTGGGAGGCTTTTTTGCAGGGCTTAAACCAACTGGGGCAAAAGACCCATACGGCTTAAGAAGGGCAGCTTTAGGCATAATAAGAACACTTATAGAAAACGGACTCTTCTTAAACCTCAGGGAAGTCCTGGAAAAATCGGCGCAGTTATACAATAAGACTATTGAGTTATACGAAATAGAAGAGTTTTTTGCAGTTAGGTTTAAAAACTATTTCAGCGACTATCCACACGATGTGCTTGAGGCTATAACATTTAAGTTTGATGACATATATGATGCATATCTCAGACTCAAAGCACTAAATGAATTCGTCGAATCAGACAAAAACAAAGAGAAGCAGTTTGCCATCAAAAGAGTTTTCAACATATTAAAGGAGTTTGAAGGCAGCAGGGTGGATGAGTCGTTATTCAACCAGGATGAGGAAAGGGCGCTATTTGATAAGGTAAAACAGCTTGAAGAGGTTGAAGCCGAATTTATATCAAAAAAGGACTATTTAGGGCTTTTGAATCAGATAACGTCAAACAAGGATGTTATAGATAATTTCTTTGATAGTGTTATGGTTATGGATAAAGACGAGAAGGTGAGAAACAACAGGCTTTCACTTCTAAATAAATTAAGAAAAATTGTTCTAAACATAGCAAACTTTAAATTTTTGGAGATTTAA
- a CDS encoding SemiSWEET family sugar transporter yields MTGIWINVIGFSAATLTTFSFVPQFIKLLKTKRTEGLSLTMMIQIAIGLLLWITYGVLRKDIVLISANTVGFVIVMATIIIYFKVNKYEV; encoded by the coding sequence ATGACGGGCATTTGGATTAATGTCATTGGATTTAGCGCTGCAACGCTCACAACATTTAGCTTTGTGCCGCAATTCATCAAACTTTTAAAGACAAAGAGAACAGAGGGGCTAAGCTTAACCATGATGATTCAGATTGCTATTGGGCTGCTACTGTGGATAACCTATGGGGTATTACGCAAAGATATAGTTTTGATAAGTGCCAACACGGTTGGGTTTGTTATCGTTATGGCAACAATAATTATCTATTTCAAGGTGAACAAATATGAGGTTTAA
- a CDS encoding methyltransferase domain-containing protein, producing the protein MKSRKGSKLKVKPKSFGPVEDFESFVKPDWWKDLFNPLYLISDGDVVEDSEITKSEVDLVVKALGIKPEDKVLDLCCGQGRHSIELASRGFLNVEGLDRSRYLIQKARKESEKRALGIKFREGDARKLPYKTDTFDAVLILGNSFGYFESEDEDLKVLKEVLRVLKPWGKVLLDVVGGEYLKSNLQNRSWEWVDNRFFVCRERSLSTDGKRIITREIIAHKEKGIMADQFYSVRLYSKEKLQELLKKSGFDDVEFHSTLSVSSKRNQDLGMMGHRIIVTALTKKQWTFTKVKDASLKTVAVVMGDPNKPDNMKPNGIFDEDDFYTIDELKKALNELKNYRFIYVNNHDTLISDLIKLKPKIDFVFNLCDEGFNNEPTKELYIPALLEMLNIPYTGSNPQCLAYCYDKSLIRGVAKEMGIPVPKGILVTPDKTVLELPFNFPAIVKPNFGDSSFGITKKSVVYTMDELIEVLSEIKEQFGHDKPVLIEEFLTGSDLTIGIIGNISGNYKILPIIEEDYSKLPDDLPKICGYEAKWLPGSPYWNNTSRLAQLDEETERIIVESSLKLWERLNVNDYCRFDWRLDSESKPKLLEVNPNPGWCWDGHLAKMAKIAGISYGEMLNMILEAAAERFESSKTREIKNDTHLTQAINVRLTNINLAYGR; encoded by the coding sequence ATGAAAAGCAGAAAGGGCTCAAAGCTCAAAGTGAAGCCCAAAAGTTTTGGACCTGTTGAGGATTTCGAAAGTTTCGTTAAACCCGACTGGTGGAAGGATCTGTTCAACCCTCTGTATCTTATAAGCGATGGTGATGTCGTAGAGGACTCAGAGATCACAAAAAGCGAGGTTGATCTGGTTGTAAAAGCTTTGGGTATCAAACCTGAGGATAAGGTTTTGGATCTGTGTTGTGGGCAAGGCAGACACAGTATAGAGCTTGCAAGCAGGGGCTTTTTGAATGTTGAAGGACTTGACAGGTCAAGGTATCTCATACAAAAGGCAAGAAAGGAAAGCGAAAAGCGTGCATTGGGGATCAAATTCAGAGAGGGCGATGCAAGAAAATTACCCTACAAAACGGACACATTCGACGCAGTTTTGATATTGGGTAATAGCTTCGGATACTTTGAGTCCGAAGATGAGGATTTAAAAGTTTTAAAAGAGGTTTTGAGGGTTCTAAAGCCATGGGGCAAGGTTTTGTTGGATGTTGTTGGTGGTGAGTATTTGAAATCAAACCTGCAAAATAGAAGTTGGGAATGGGTGGACAATAGATTTTTTGTGTGCAGGGAAAGGAGTCTCTCAACAGATGGCAAGCGAATAATTACAAGGGAGATTATTGCACATAAAGAAAAAGGTATCATGGCTGATCAGTTTTACTCTGTTAGGCTTTACAGCAAAGAAAAATTGCAAGAGCTTCTGAAAAAATCAGGCTTTGATGATGTGGAATTCCATTCAACACTATCCGTAAGTTCGAAACGCAACCAAGATCTTGGCATGATGGGACACAGAATAATAGTTACAGCCCTTACCAAAAAACAGTGGACATTTACAAAGGTCAAAGATGCTTCATTAAAAACCGTTGCTGTTGTTATGGGAGACCCAAACAAACCGGACAACATGAAGCCCAACGGCATCTTTGATGAGGATGACTTCTACACAATCGATGAGCTAAAAAAGGCGTTGAACGAACTAAAAAATTACAGGTTTATCTATGTTAACAATCACGATACCCTGATAAGCGATCTGATAAAACTTAAACCAAAGATAGACTTTGTTTTTAACCTGTGTGATGAGGGCTTTAACAACGAGCCAACAAAGGAGTTGTACATACCCGCCCTACTTGAGATGCTTAACATACCTTACACAGGTTCAAATCCGCAGTGCTTGGCTTACTGCTATGATAAATCCTTAATCAGGGGTGTAGCCAAAGAGATGGGAATCCCCGTTCCTAAAGGCATACTTGTAACGCCTGATAAGACCGTTTTAGAGCTTCCATTTAATTTTCCTGCGATCGTTAAACCAAATTTCGGCGATTCGAGTTTTGGTATAACAAAGAAGAGCGTAGTTTATACAATGGATGAGCTTATTGAGGTCTTATCTGAGATCAAAGAGCAGTTTGGTCATGATAAACCCGTATTAATTGAAGAATTTTTAACGGGTAGCGATCTAACCATAGGCATAATCGGCAATATATCGGGAAATTATAAAATCTTACCTATAATTGAAGAGGACTACTCCAAACTACCAGATGACCTACCAAAGATCTGCGGATATGAAGCTAAGTGGTTGCCAGGTTCCCCTTACTGGAACAACACATCCAGGTTAGCTCAACTGGATGAGGAAACAGAAAGGATTATAGTGGAAAGCTCGCTAAAACTGTGGGAAAGGCTAAATGTAAACGACTATTGCAGGTTTGACTGGAGGCTTGACAGTGAGTCTAAGCCCAAACTACTTGAGGTAAACCCAAATCCTGGTTGGTGCTGGGATGGTCATCTTGCAAAGATGGCTAAGATTGCGGGTATCTCATACGGCGAGATGCTCAACATGATCCTTGAAGCAGCTGCAGAGCGTTTTGAGTCAAGCAAAACAAGAGAAATCAAGAATGATACACACCTAACTCAAGCCATCAATGTCAGGCTCACAAATATAAATCTTGCGTATGGGAGGTGA